Proteins co-encoded in one Arachis hypogaea cultivar Tifrunner chromosome 13, arahy.Tifrunner.gnm2.J5K5, whole genome shotgun sequence genomic window:
- the LOC112737419 gene encoding phospholipase SGR2 isoform X1, translating into MAEAEEHRRGAEGSSNSPDPDSLKNTPSNIARLEDVIEHSKARHKYLAQTSSPSDGGDVRWYFCKIPLAPNELAASVPSTEIVGKSDYFRFGMRDSLAIEAAFLQREEELLSSWWREYAECSEGPRQRQSTSTNLDKQHNESLLERKKSFQLFEIEEERVGVPVKGGLYEVDLTKRHCFPVYWNGENRRVLRGHWFARKGGLDWLPIREDVAEQLEIAYRTQVWHRRTFQPSGLFAARVDLQGSTPGLHALFTGEDDTWDAWLSVDASGFSSFVSFSRNAIKLRRGYSPSDSSKPTQDELRQQKEEEMDDYCSQVPVRHLVFMVHGIGQRLEKSNLVDDVANFRHITARLAEQHLTHHQRGTQRVLFIPCQWRKGLKLSGETAVEKITLDGVRGLRVMLSATVHDVLYYMSPIYCQDIIDSVSNQLNRLYLKFLKRNPGYDGKISLYGHSLGSVLSYDILCHQNNLSCPFPMDWMFKEHAKNGESLPDEQDSHFHHSSINKDDTLNTVNPSNEKNSMQQIIPEVEKENSEESLVSVPASSSEHITAETDAPKPSNEGDVSEFLSYSSDMPSETFNGLDKSESANVGLLAKRLSEEECQGTENKDEVIKKLMKEIDSLRASLVKMESRGAGHIEELQPVQQLPEGLSTPQDESKSYTPYIKYTKLHFKVDTFFAVGSPLGVFLSLRNIRIGNGRGQEYWEQENIIEEMPACRQMFNIFHPYDPVAYRIEPLVCKEYIGKRPVLIPYHKGGRRLHIGFQEFTEDLAVRTQAVKNYLNSATVKVLTVCQSTSMDNQEDENPEVEEEPSYGSLMMERLTGSKDGRIDHMLQDKTFEHPYLQAIGSHTNYWRDYDTALFILKHLYRDIPEDPNYSDASGTGTSKYESGSTGWFDRRETVEEEVPLTFSDKVMVRNFSSKARRIIQKRTPSSF; encoded by the exons ATGGCGGAAGCGGAAGAGCACCGCCGCGGCGCTGAGGGAAGTAGCAACAGCCCTGACCCTGACTCGCTGAAGAACACGCCTTCCAACATTGCGAGGCTTGAAGACGTGATCGAGCATTCAAAAGCAAGGCACAAGTATCTTGCTCAGACTTCTAGCCCCTCCGATGGCGGTGACGTTAGGTGGTACTTCTGCAAGATCCCTCTCGCTCCCAACG AGTTGGCAGCCTCAGTCCCGAGCACAGAGATAGTGGGGAAGAGTGATTATTTTCGTTTCGGCATGAGGGATTCTCTGGCAATTGAAGCAGCATTCTTGCAG AGAGAGGAAGAGTTACTCTCTAGTTGGTGGAGAGAATATGCAGAATGTAGTGAAGGCCCAAGACAACGACAAAGTACCAGTACAAATTTAGATAAGCAGCACAATGAATCTTTGCTGGAGCGAAAAAAGTCGTTTCAACTTTTTGAAATTGAGGAAGAGAGAGTTGGTGTCCCTGTAAAGGGAGGACTCTATGag GTGGATTTGACAAAGAGACATTGTTTCCCAGTTTACTGGAACGGAGAAAATAGACGTGTTCTAAGAGGCCATTGGTTTGCTCGTAAAGGTGGGCTCGATTGGCTACCAATTCGTGAAGATGTTGCTGAACAACTAGAGATTGCTTATCGTACTCAG GTTTGGCATCGTAGAACATTTCAACCTTCAGGTCTATTTGCAGCTCGAGTTGATTTGCAAGGCTCCACACCA GGTCTGCATGCACTTTTCACAGGAGAAGATGATACCTGGGATGCCTGGCTAAGTGTCGATGCTTCTGGCTTTTCTAGTTTTGTTAGTTTTAGCAGAAATGCAATCAAACTAAGACGTGGTTACTCACCATCAGATTCATCAAAACCAACCCag GATGAATTACGGCAACAGAAGGAGGAGGAGATGGATGATTACTGCTCACAG GTCCCTGTTCGACACTTGGTATTTATGGTTCATGGAATTGGTCAAAGGCTGGAAAAATCTAATTTGGTTGATGATGTGGCAAATTTTCGGCATATTACAGCAAGGCTTGCAGAACAGCATCTTACTCATCACCAACGTGGCACTCAAAGGGTCCTCTTTATACCATGCCAG TGGAGAAAAGGTTTGAAGCTTAGTGGTGAAACAGCTGTTGAGAAAATAACTCTCGATGGGGTTCGCGGCTTGCGTGTTATGCTGAGTGCTACTGTTCATGATGTTTTATACTACATGAGCCCAATATACTGTCAAGACATAATTGACTCG GTATCTAACCAACTGAATCGATTATATCTGAAGTTTCTCAAGAGGAATCCTGGATATGATGGAAAG ATTTCTTTATATGGACATTCTCTGGGAAGTGTCCTTTCATATGATATCCTCTGCCATCAAAATAATCTGTCCTGCCCTTTTCCAATGGATTGGATGTTCAAGGAGCATGCTAAAAACGGGGAATCACTTCCTGATGAGCAAGACAGTCATTTTCACCATTCATCAATCAATAAGGACGACACTTTGAACACAGTGAACCCCTCCAATGAAAAGAACAGTATGCAGCAGATCATTCCTGAAGTAGAGAAAGAAAATTCAGAGGAATCGTTAGTTTCAGTTCCTGCCTCATCAAGTGAACACATCACTGCTGAAACTGATGCTCCTAAACCAAGTAATGAGGGAGATGTTTCTGAGTTCCTTTCTTATTCTAGTGACATGCCTTCGGAGACATTCAATGGGTTGGATAAGTCTGAGAGCGCGAATGTTGGGCTATTGGCAAAGAGATTGTCTGAGGAAGAATGCCAGGGTACAGAGAACAAAGATGAAGTAATCAAGAAGCTCATGAAAGAG ATTGATTCATTGAGAGCCTCTCTAGTCAAAATGGAATCACGAGGTGCAGGGCATATTGAAGAGTTGCAACCTG TGCAACAGTTACCTGAAGGGTTATCTACGCCACAAGATGAATCAAAGAGTTATACCCCATATATCAAGTACACAAAGCTTCATTTCAAG GTTGACACCTTCTTCGCTGTTGGATCCCCTCTTGGTGTATTTCTTTCTCTCCGTAATATCCGAATTGGCAATG GCAGAGGTCAAGAATATTGGGAGCAGGAAAATATAATCGAAGAAATGCCAGCTTGTCGTCAGATGTTCAACATTTTTCACCCCTACGATCCAGTTGCATACAG GATAGAGCCACTTGTCTGTAAAGAATACATTGGCAAACGTCCTGTTTTGATTCCGTATCACAAAGGAGGAAGAAGGTTGCATATTGGATTTCAG GAATTTACTGAAGATTTGGCAGTTCGCACTCAGGCAGTGAAGAATTATCTGAATTCTGCAAcg GTTAAGGTCCTCACAGTTTGTCAATCGACAAGCATGGATAACCAAGAAG ATGAAAATCCAGAAGTGGAGGAAGAGCCATCATATGGGTCTTTGATGATGGAGAGGTTGACAGGAAGCAAGGATGGACGAATTGATCACATGCTACAG GATAAGACATTCGAGCATCCATATCTGCAAGCCATTGGATCACATAC AAACTATTGGCGGGATTATGACACTGCTCTTTTTATATTGAAACATTTGTATCGAGATATACCAGAAGACCCCAACTACTCGGATGCATCAGGCACAGGCACCTCAAAGTACGAGAGTGGTTCTACTGGCTGGTTTGATAGGAGAGAGACTGTTGAGGAAGAAGTTCCCTTGACATTCTCTGACAAGGTAATGGTGAGAAACTTCTCAAGCAAGGCTAGAAGGATTATACAGAAGCGCACACCTTCTAGTTTCTAA
- the LOC112737419 gene encoding phospholipase SGR2 isoform X2 — protein MAEAEEHRRGAEGSSNSPDPDSLKNTPSNIARLEDVIEHSKARHKYLAQTSSPSDGGDVRWYFCKIPLAPNELAASVPSTEIVGKSDYFRFGMRDSLAIEAAFLQREEELLSSWWREYAECSEGPRQRQSTSTNLDKQHNESLLERKKSFQLFEIEEERVGVPVKGGLYEVDLTKRHCFPVYWNGENRRVLRGHWFARKGGLDWLPIREDVAEQLEIAYRTQVWHRRTFQPSGLFAARVDLQGSTPGLHALFTGEDDTWDAWLSVDASGFSSFVSFSRNAIKLRRGYSPSDSSKPTQDELRQQKEEEMDDYCSQVPVRHLVFMVHGIGQRLEKSNLVDDVANFRHITARLAEQHLTHHQRGTQRVLFIPCQVSNQLNRLYLKFLKRNPGYDGKISLYGHSLGSVLSYDILCHQNNLSCPFPMDWMFKEHAKNGESLPDEQDSHFHHSSINKDDTLNTVNPSNEKNSMQQIIPEVEKENSEESLVSVPASSSEHITAETDAPKPSNEGDVSEFLSYSSDMPSETFNGLDKSESANVGLLAKRLSEEECQGTENKDEVIKKLMKEIDSLRASLVKMESRGAGHIEELQPVQQLPEGLSTPQDESKSYTPYIKYTKLHFKVDTFFAVGSPLGVFLSLRNIRIGNGRGQEYWEQENIIEEMPACRQMFNIFHPYDPVAYRIEPLVCKEYIGKRPVLIPYHKGGRRLHIGFQEFTEDLAVRTQAVKNYLNSATVKVLTVCQSTSMDNQEDENPEVEEEPSYGSLMMERLTGSKDGRIDHMLQDKTFEHPYLQAIGSHTNYWRDYDTALFILKHLYRDIPEDPNYSDASGTGTSKYESGSTGWFDRRETVEEEVPLTFSDKVMVRNFSSKARRIIQKRTPSSF, from the exons ATGGCGGAAGCGGAAGAGCACCGCCGCGGCGCTGAGGGAAGTAGCAACAGCCCTGACCCTGACTCGCTGAAGAACACGCCTTCCAACATTGCGAGGCTTGAAGACGTGATCGAGCATTCAAAAGCAAGGCACAAGTATCTTGCTCAGACTTCTAGCCCCTCCGATGGCGGTGACGTTAGGTGGTACTTCTGCAAGATCCCTCTCGCTCCCAACG AGTTGGCAGCCTCAGTCCCGAGCACAGAGATAGTGGGGAAGAGTGATTATTTTCGTTTCGGCATGAGGGATTCTCTGGCAATTGAAGCAGCATTCTTGCAG AGAGAGGAAGAGTTACTCTCTAGTTGGTGGAGAGAATATGCAGAATGTAGTGAAGGCCCAAGACAACGACAAAGTACCAGTACAAATTTAGATAAGCAGCACAATGAATCTTTGCTGGAGCGAAAAAAGTCGTTTCAACTTTTTGAAATTGAGGAAGAGAGAGTTGGTGTCCCTGTAAAGGGAGGACTCTATGag GTGGATTTGACAAAGAGACATTGTTTCCCAGTTTACTGGAACGGAGAAAATAGACGTGTTCTAAGAGGCCATTGGTTTGCTCGTAAAGGTGGGCTCGATTGGCTACCAATTCGTGAAGATGTTGCTGAACAACTAGAGATTGCTTATCGTACTCAG GTTTGGCATCGTAGAACATTTCAACCTTCAGGTCTATTTGCAGCTCGAGTTGATTTGCAAGGCTCCACACCA GGTCTGCATGCACTTTTCACAGGAGAAGATGATACCTGGGATGCCTGGCTAAGTGTCGATGCTTCTGGCTTTTCTAGTTTTGTTAGTTTTAGCAGAAATGCAATCAAACTAAGACGTGGTTACTCACCATCAGATTCATCAAAACCAACCCag GATGAATTACGGCAACAGAAGGAGGAGGAGATGGATGATTACTGCTCACAG GTCCCTGTTCGACACTTGGTATTTATGGTTCATGGAATTGGTCAAAGGCTGGAAAAATCTAATTTGGTTGATGATGTGGCAAATTTTCGGCATATTACAGCAAGGCTTGCAGAACAGCATCTTACTCATCACCAACGTGGCACTCAAAGGGTCCTCTTTATACCATGCCAG GTATCTAACCAACTGAATCGATTATATCTGAAGTTTCTCAAGAGGAATCCTGGATATGATGGAAAG ATTTCTTTATATGGACATTCTCTGGGAAGTGTCCTTTCATATGATATCCTCTGCCATCAAAATAATCTGTCCTGCCCTTTTCCAATGGATTGGATGTTCAAGGAGCATGCTAAAAACGGGGAATCACTTCCTGATGAGCAAGACAGTCATTTTCACCATTCATCAATCAATAAGGACGACACTTTGAACACAGTGAACCCCTCCAATGAAAAGAACAGTATGCAGCAGATCATTCCTGAAGTAGAGAAAGAAAATTCAGAGGAATCGTTAGTTTCAGTTCCTGCCTCATCAAGTGAACACATCACTGCTGAAACTGATGCTCCTAAACCAAGTAATGAGGGAGATGTTTCTGAGTTCCTTTCTTATTCTAGTGACATGCCTTCGGAGACATTCAATGGGTTGGATAAGTCTGAGAGCGCGAATGTTGGGCTATTGGCAAAGAGATTGTCTGAGGAAGAATGCCAGGGTACAGAGAACAAAGATGAAGTAATCAAGAAGCTCATGAAAGAG ATTGATTCATTGAGAGCCTCTCTAGTCAAAATGGAATCACGAGGTGCAGGGCATATTGAAGAGTTGCAACCTG TGCAACAGTTACCTGAAGGGTTATCTACGCCACAAGATGAATCAAAGAGTTATACCCCATATATCAAGTACACAAAGCTTCATTTCAAG GTTGACACCTTCTTCGCTGTTGGATCCCCTCTTGGTGTATTTCTTTCTCTCCGTAATATCCGAATTGGCAATG GCAGAGGTCAAGAATATTGGGAGCAGGAAAATATAATCGAAGAAATGCCAGCTTGTCGTCAGATGTTCAACATTTTTCACCCCTACGATCCAGTTGCATACAG GATAGAGCCACTTGTCTGTAAAGAATACATTGGCAAACGTCCTGTTTTGATTCCGTATCACAAAGGAGGAAGAAGGTTGCATATTGGATTTCAG GAATTTACTGAAGATTTGGCAGTTCGCACTCAGGCAGTGAAGAATTATCTGAATTCTGCAAcg GTTAAGGTCCTCACAGTTTGTCAATCGACAAGCATGGATAACCAAGAAG ATGAAAATCCAGAAGTGGAGGAAGAGCCATCATATGGGTCTTTGATGATGGAGAGGTTGACAGGAAGCAAGGATGGACGAATTGATCACATGCTACAG GATAAGACATTCGAGCATCCATATCTGCAAGCCATTGGATCACATAC AAACTATTGGCGGGATTATGACACTGCTCTTTTTATATTGAAACATTTGTATCGAGATATACCAGAAGACCCCAACTACTCGGATGCATCAGGCACAGGCACCTCAAAGTACGAGAGTGGTTCTACTGGCTGGTTTGATAGGAGAGAGACTGTTGAGGAAGAAGTTCCCTTGACATTCTCTGACAAGGTAATGGTGAGAAACTTCTCAAGCAAGGCTAGAAGGATTATACAGAAGCGCACACCTTCTAGTTTCTAA
- the LOC112737422 gene encoding uncharacterized protein, whose product MATTALRWQPLLPPNTNLQRRHRQMVTFKVEAFRRSDMDSFAKRMASGEAWKDAWRGANDGMERFIFEAKKTAERLDRRYALSNRLSSVARAAADRAREIDRDFEISLRWRTFTMDFRRNWPQYRVQLNKFLDSPVGKGVVTTFFIWFALSGWLFRILIIATWVLPFAGPLLIGTLANNLAIQGNCPACKIQFVGLKSQIIRCTSCGNIVWQPKGDFSSRDGKRTSASKSDPEIIDVDFEEK is encoded by the exons ATGGCCACCACAGCTCTGCGGTGGCAACCTCTGCTACCGCCCAACACGAACCTGCAGCGCCGCCATCGCCAAATGGTAACCTTCAAAGTCGAAGCCTTTCGCCGGAGCGACATGGACAGCTTCGCGAAGCGTATGGCTTCCGGGGAAGCATGGAAGGACGCGTGGCGAGGTGCCAACGACGGCATGGAGCGCTTCATCTTCGAAGCGAAGAAAACCGCTGAGCGCCTCGACCGCCGCTACGCCCTCTCCAACCGCCTCTCCTCGGTGGCCAGGGCTGCCGCTGACCGAGCACGTGAGATTGATCGCGATTTCGAGATTAGCCTCCGATGGCGCACCTTCACCATGGATTTCAGAAGAAATTGGCCTCAG TACAGGGTGCAGCTCAATAAATTTCTGGATAGTCCAGTGGGAAAGGGCGTCGTG ACAACTTTCTTCATCTGGTTTGCATTGTCTGGTTGGCTTTTTCGAATCTTGATTATTGCAACATGGGTACTTCCATTTGCTGGTCCTCTTCTCATAGGGACATTGGCTAATAATTTAGCTATTCAG GGAAATTGTCCAGCTTGTAAGATTCAATTTGTTGGTCTTAAGAGCCAAATAATTCGATGTACAAGCTGTGGCAACATTGTGTGGCAACCTAAAGGGGATTTCTCTTCAAGAGATGGTAAAAGAACCTCTGCATCTAAGTCAGACCCTGAGATTATTGATGTTGATTTCGAGGAGAAATGA
- the LOC112737420 gene encoding chloroplast envelope quinone oxidoreductase homolog, with amino-acid sequence MSSLTSLSDKATKLMRALQYDSYGGGAAGLKHVEVPVPTPKSGEVLLKLEATSINPVDWKIQKGMLRPLFLPRKFPHIPCTDVAGEVVEVGPQVKDFKVGDKVIAKLGHDYGGGLAEYAVASESLTAIRPAEVSAAEAAALPVAGLTARDALTEIAGVKLDGSGQQKNILVTAASGGVGHYAVQLAKLGNTHVTATCGARNIEFVKGLGADEVLDYKTPEGAALKSPSGKKYDAVIHCTTGIPWSTFSPNLTENGKVIDLTPNASSLWTFAVKKITFSKKQLVPFFVTIKREGLEHMVQLVKDGKIKTVIDSRFPLSKAEDAWAKSIDGHATGKIIVET; translated from the exons ATGTCGTCGTTGACATCCCTCTCCGATAAGGCCACCAAGCTTATGCGAGCTCTCCAGTACGATTCCTACGGCGGCGGTGCCGCCGGTTTGAAG CATGTTGAAGTTCCGGTTCCTACTCCGAAGAGCGGTGAGGTTTTACTGAAGCTGGAAGCAACTAGCATTAACCCTGTTGATTGGAAGATTCAAAAGGGCATGCTTCGCCCTCTTTTCTTACCGAGAAAGTTTCCCCACATACCCT GTACTGATGTTGCAGGAGAGGTTGTAGAGGTTGGACCACAAGTTAAAGATTTTAAAGTTGGAGACAAAGTCATTGCTAAACTCGGTCATGAT TATGGAGGTGGATTAGCAGAGTATGCCGTTGCTAGTGAGAGCTTAACTGCTATCAGACCAGCAGAAGTATCGGCTGCTGAAGCAGCAGCTCTACCTGTTGCCGGTCTCACTGCTCGTGATGCCCTCACTGAAATTGCAGGAGTCAAGCTTGATGGGTCTGGCCAGCAAAAGAACATATTGGTAACTGCTGCTTCGGGTGGTGTAGGTCATTATGCTGTTCAACTAGCAAAACTAGGGAACACACATGTGACAGCCACTTGTGGGGCTCGCAACATCGAGTTTGTTAAGGGCTTAGGAGCTGATGAGGTTCTTGACTACAAGACTCCAGAGGGGGCAGCCCTAAAGAGTCCATCAGGCAAGAAATATGATGCTGTGATACATTGTACAACCGGAATACCATGGTCAACTTTCAGTCCTAATTTGACTGAAAatgggaaggtaatcgatttgaCACCTAATGCGAGTTCTTTGTGGACATTTGCTGTGAAGAAAATTACTTTTTCCAAGAAGCAGCTGGTGCCATTCTTCGTTACTATCAAGCGGGAGGGCCTGGAGCATATGGTTCAGTTAGTGAAGGATGGGAAAATCAAGACTGTTATTGACTCTAGGTTTCCTTTGAGCAAAGCTGAAGATGCTTGGGCTAAGAGCATTGATGGCCATGCTACTGGAAAAATCATTGTGGAGACATAA
- the LOC112737421 gene encoding GCN5-related N-acetyltransferase 10, chloroplastic, with protein MAYLLACNPTTSHKLFCSEIFLDSRAVSRNACCSSVRRSSGGFVLQCTTTSSTSQLSRADQNLSLQQQIENAGEKLKQQLEYLVCEYGWKVRRLVENKDETKKAALIQAEAFHEPVALFNDLFFQFFKAEVLSGLMYKLNNSPPNRYACLVAEAATEDADSQKQLVGVIDVTVLRDRDVLQHLPAEAQEYLYISGIAVSKTFRRRKIATALLEACDKLSILWGHEFLALRAYEEDLGARKLYTNAGYHVVSRDPPWTSNWIGRKCRVLMIKRTS; from the exons ATGGCTTATTTACTGGCATGCAACCCCACCACTTCACACAAGCTTTTCTGCTCAGAAATCTTTCTTGATTCTAGAGCAGTTTCCAGAAATGCATGTTGCAGTAGTGTGAGAAGGAGTAGCGGCGGCTTTGTGTTGCAATGCACCACCACAAGTAGTACTTCTCAGTTATCTCGTGCAGATCAGAATTTGAGTCTGCAGCAGCAGATTGAGAACGCTGGTGAGAAGCTTAAGCAGCAACTCGAGTATTTGGTATGTGAATATGGATGGAAGGTAAGGAGGCTTGTTGAGAATAAAGATGAGACAAAGAAAGCCGCTCTAATTCAGGCAGAAGCGTTCCATGAGCCTGTGGCTCTTTTTAATGACTTGTTCTTTCAATTCTTTAAG GCGGAAGTGCTTTCTGGGCTCATGTACAAGCTTAATAACTCACCTCCCAATAG GTATGCTTGTTTGGTGGCTGAGGCAGCCACAGAAGATGCAGATTCACAAAAACAACTTGTAGGGGTCATAGATGTCACTGTCTTAAGAGACCGAGATGTGCTTCAACATCTTCCTGCTGAAGCACAAGAGTACCTTTACATATCAGGAATAGCAGTCTCCAAAACATTCAG GAGGAGGAAAATAGCTACTGCATTGTTGGAAGCGTGTGACAAGCTTTCCATTCTGTGGGGTCATGAGTTTCTTGCACTTCGGGCTTATGAAGAAGATCTTGGTGCACGCAAATTGTACACAAATGCAGGATACCATGTTGTGTCTAGAGATCCACCATGGACAAGTAATTGGATTGGACGAAAATGTCGTGTTCTTATGATTAAAAGAACTAGCTAG
- the LOC112737423 gene encoding MICOS complex subunit MIC10 translates to MGKGEELDAKWEACLDLSLRRVVYSSLAGAFGGLLFFRSPTTRWASVAFGAGVGIGSAYTECSSLFAGSATKIAPPQVHDTPIQNVSDTE, encoded by the exons ATGGGAAAGGGAGAAGAGCTGGATGCGAAATGGGAGGCGTGCCTTGATCTCTCCCTTCGGCGCGTCGTGTATTCGTCCCTCGCCGGTGCATTTGGCGGTCTCCTCTTCTTCA GGAGTCCTACAACTCGCTGGGCCTCAGTTGCGTTTGGTGCTGGAGTTGGAATTGGGTCTGCTTACACAGAATGTTCTTCGCTGTTTGCTGGATCCGCAACCAAGATAGCACCACCCCAGGTCCATGACACTCCCATTCAG AATGTGTCGGACACGGAGTAG